The sequence below is a genomic window from Cicer arietinum cultivar CDC Frontier isolate Library 1 chromosome 6, Cicar.CDCFrontier_v2.0, whole genome shotgun sequence.
ttgtataaacAACTCTTTTTCCTTATCAATTTTTGTCATAGTAAGTCAAATCTTCTTGATTGTTTCAGTTGAAGGCTTGCTTAATGAATGGATCATCGAATTTGGGTTCGGCCCAGTGACCAAAGGCCTGTATCTTTAACTGGGGTCTGAAAGGAAATAAACAGAAAAATTAGGAGAAGCTTCAAGTAGCATTGAAAACATATAAGATAAGGCTAATTTAAAGTGAGCAATTAATTCACTTTATTAGAGAATAAAGTGAACATCAAGAGTTATTAAACAAGTTAATGGTTGATTTATTTGCACATGTATAACAAGTTAATGGTTGATTTATTTGCACATGAATAACAAATTACCCAATAAAATATCACAACCAATGAATTTTTCACGTTACTAGAGAATTAAGTAAATAACAAGTTATATCAAGAGTTATTAAACAAGTTAATGGTTGATTTATTTGCACATGTATAACAAATCACAAGCCATTAAAATATCGACCAATGAATTTTCATGTTACTAACTACTCACTTTAGATGAACCAAATCAAGAAACATAATAGGCAATAATTGAAAATTGGTCACATGCTTACAGGTGTTTTAACTGATGGGAAAACATTCCAAAACCGCAGCGTTTCATCCCCAGCACCAGTCACTATTGTCTGCATTATCcaacattaaatttaaaatgatgaaaaaaaaaaaagatcaatttgtatttttatttatatatttataatatagtaTAGTAAAAAAGGAATCATGCTGCTATGTGGACTAACCTGACCATCAGGAGACATTGCAAGGTATAGTACTCTCATGCTGTGTCCAGTTAGAGTTGCAACCTAATAAACAAAATTCCAAATGGTTAAGACATTTTATAgttgataaataataatttctgtttggatttttttcaaaaatatctGAAAATCTCAAAGTAAAGTACCTTTGTTAGTGATGGATATTTCCACACCATGATTTGATTTTGTGAGTAACCATGAGTACTTACTAGCTCATTCACATTTTTACTCCAAGCAAGGTTACAAACCTGCAAGATTATGTATGCATTAAATACTTCGTTTGAATATATGGATTCTTCTTATAGTACTGTACAAAAAAGAGGTGAGAAAATAAACCTGGCTTCCAGTGTCAACAGAGTTCAATTGGTGGCCATTTGTAGTGTTCCAGAAACGAATGCATCTATCAGCAGTTCCACCTCCAGACACAAGGAGGTTGCTCTGGTGAGGTGACCAAGCAATGGCCTTCACCGCGGCAGTGTGCTCTGTAAGTCTTAAAGTTGGTTGCTGAGAGTGCTGATTCCATACCAAAAGCTGCTCACATATGATAAAGTATGACCTCGAAGAGGTGAGTTAAACCACTAGAAAAATACTAAACAAAAAGTATAGAATGAAGCAaattttgtgtttaatttttagTCTTGgtaaagaaaaggaaagaaatagaggcATACCTGATTATCATTACCACCAGAAGCAAGTTCTCTGTCATCACAGGACCATTTCAATCCACATACCTGTCAAGTTGAAGGATGAAAATTGCAATCAATTTCTCTACTTACAATTGACCTTATAATAAAACATTACTACCAGGTTCGTGGTTCTAAACTGCGGTCTGCAACTGCGGTAAGTATATAGTGGTTTTAGAATTATCCGCTACGGTGTTGCAACCGCAATTGCAGCCACATCCATTGCATTTGCCTGCAATTTAACATGTGTGTATTTGTCAAGTTATTTTCTTACCTCAGACTTGTGGCCAACAAGCTTTCCGACAAAGTCACTTGAAACCCTCATGTCATGCTGAAGTATGTTTCTATCTCTGCTTCCTGAAGCCAAAATGCGAGAATTCCATGCCAAGACACCCGTTCTTGTTTGATGCCCTCCCATTGTTCTGACCTTTTTGCATTGAGTACCATCCCAAATCTGTACCATAATGCAAAAAGTTTGTTAATCTTTATCATCAAATACATGGATAGGTATAAAAAACCAAATCTAAGTAAGCTAATAAGGTTTGTACCTGAACTTGACCAAGGTTTGTACCAATAGATATGAAAGAACCTTCCCTGGTCCACTGGACAGAACAGACACCATCATAAGGCCCTAAGTCACACAGCTTAGTCACCTGAAAGCCACATAAACAAGCATATATGTTACAATTTGATTGTACTTGTTAAGAGGTGTTTctccttttttgtttttaactaatgttgTGAAATTGTTGTCAGGTTCATCATACTCACTCTGCTGTTTGAAGCATTCCAAAGATAAACACAAGTGCCAAGCCCCACTGCTAGAGTATTTTGTGAGGACCAGTCCACAAGATTCAAATAAAAGTCATCTTGAAGTGAAGGAGCATCCAGAACCTGCACAACCTTGTTCAATTTTAGCAATCAATGTTCAACAATCATCATAAGCTCTAAAAATTACTTTTGTAACTGTATGAAAGATAAACCCTCTCAAATACTTAAACTTGCAAAGGTTTTAGAGCTTGAAAGGTGGACAACGCACAATGTTCTTTAAATCTAGAgttgaaaaaaatgaacaagGGAATCAACTATTAAACTCATGAATGGTTCAAGATTGCCTGCAATTGGTTAGAGAAACTCTAATGTCTTGTCCATGGTTTGAAATTATGGTTGATGTCACGTTTCAGTTGCGCATCTAAAGTTAAGCCGTAAAGTAAAGGCTTACCTAGGCATGGGAGTGAGTCTAACTCAAGATCATAAAACTAGTTTGTAAAACAACGATTGTCATGAGTGAAATTAGAGTTTTTCGTAATACACAGATTGAACTCACTCACTAAGGGCTATGATATGATTCTAACTTAGGGTTTAGGTTATATGTACAACCCACAATTCAAATTTGAGGCAGGTTTAGTGTGTGACACATCAGTATCCGACATAAACataaacacaaacacaaacactACATAGATACATGTTTTCAGATTTGAATTAGAATTACATTATTCTTTCAATTATTAGAAAGGTGAATGTGAGCGTGGTGATAATATgttgagaaaaagaaaaagggaaaagagagaaaaggaaGAGCTTGCCTTGTGAGGTGTCTTGGGGACTTTCCTAGGAGGCTTAGGAGGAGTAGAACAGTCGGAAGAGAAAGCAGAATGATGACCTAAAACCGAAGGGGAAAAAGGCGAAGAAGGACCAGAATGATCCGTCTTAAACCTTAGCATATTCTTACTAGGACTCATCATAGGTTCAGATTTTTGAACACCGGGAACACCACAACCTGCAGGAGAAGAAGGAGAAGCGAAATCAGATCCAAAAAGCTCCGATTTCAACAACCTCGAATAAGCCTCGTTACTCCCTTCTTTAACAGGCGATGGTTTGTCGATTAATCCGAATGTGTGGAGTCTGGAAGATGATCTACAGGGTATGAATCTGTCACTACAAGATGAAGATTTTGAAGGTGATGATACTGATGAGAGATTTGAGATTGCACGCGGTGAAGCTGATGATGGTGTAGTTGAACATGTTTCCAGGCGGAGTGAGGTTATGCTGGACATTCCAGCTGGTAGGTTTATCCCTGATTTTCTTGCTTGTGGTGACTCCATTTTTTGCTTCTTTTTCTTCgatcaattaattaatgaataacAAAAAATTGTTAAGTAAATGGACACTCTCTCTGTGAAatcgagagagagagagattgttTAGTTTTgaggaaagaagaagaagaagaggagaTCCTTAACGGTCGAATTGTGACGAGGTTTATAGAGAGAGAAGGAGGAGCTGATATTGGtaactttattaatttattattattatttatattccAACGGTCAATTACCAGTCTAGGCTTCTCCTCACATAAACTTTGTATGCCGTTGAGGTTTTAGGTTCATATCATAGTGCTAACATTTAACGTTcaagtcaaaaaaataaaattaacaatggttaaaaactcattttggtctaaaatgtatatttaattaataataaattttttaagtgatatatgataaaaaaataataagaaataaaaaacaagtttttaatgataaattttacttttgtaacttcataatttaaattatataattttttaggatttttttttaatatttacattCTTAACAAGTGTTATTGAGTGTTATTGAGACAttagttatcattttttttaatatatttaaagacatgatatatgataaaaaaataataagaaataaaaaacaagtttttaatgataaattttacttttgtaacttcataatttaaattatataattttttaggatttttttttaatatttacattCTTAACAAGTGTTATTGAGTGTTATTGAGACAttagttatcattttttttaatatatttaaagacaCGGTGACTGTGTATcacacattattattattattattattattattattattattattattattattattattattattattattattattattattattattattatgcatatgcacaaattattttcattttatctttttagattttcatatattatctccatcataatatttttattcaaagtgtctcaatattaaatattgataaCTCTCTATTCAATTCTAACTTTGATTTGTTACTTTGTAGAAACCAAATTTTTATTAGACTCAACCTAATTTTATTTACCTCAACACTAAATATTGATATCTCACTCGAGTGAAATTCTAACGTTGATTTCTTACTTTGTAGAAATTAAATATCTTCCATTAGACTTAAACTCAGTTAATTTgcctaaattattattattattattattttggtaccaataataataataataataaatacataccCGTGCACTAAATTGGAGATCTCCGTTTgctttcaaaatcaattttgatccCCAAATCAATATTATGTAATAgcattgaatttaatttaatttttctatcacctttttaataaatattttcacgTAAAATCAATTCAAACAACTACTTTTTCTATAGTCTAAATAGAATGATATTATGTATCATATCATTTATAATTAGTTGGAGCAAATATCAAGTGAAATTATTATCCTCAATAAATAGtttgttaatttcattttttgctGTTTAATTCTAAAAGAGATTCTCAATTGATAATTTATGCCTAGgataatattgatttatttagtcCAACTATAATGTCTTATTTGTGCTTatcattttattgattttagtgACAGATAGCTTAAACatgtttattttcttaatatgaTGATGAAGTCTTTGTCAGTTGCATTATAGATATTTCAGAAACATTGTCTTGAGGACCatgtttattttcttatttgctcatcaaaataaaaaacattgacTCGTTTTGCACTGGTTCCATGTATTTAATGGATAATATAATGATGTGGCATGCTGTTTTTTTCCCCTCAAcctatttttctaaaaaaaatgttttaataatttagagttCGATGAATACGTAAGTAAAGTCTAGTGAAAAATTATtctaacaaaattcaaattctcTTAATCGATTCACCATTTTGTAAAAGAGCACTTGATTGTGGTAAGGGGTAACCAACAAGCATTGCTTAAATTATGTATGCAGAGATCACATATTTCTACACATTACTCACAGGAAAAGAGAGTGAAAAACTATATAGACAactacaattaaaattaaacaaaagtgTCATCAGTAGCATAATCTTAGGTTTAGCAACAGCATGGAGAGTAAGTTAGATTAGTGAACAATAATATATTGTCTAACTCGAGGTATGATGTTCAAGACATTACACTGTACCAAgttataaaatcaattacaacgaatattttagttgataacTACGAAGCCAGTCTTCGCCATTTACATCATAATCCATCCTAGTGAATGTTTGTGTGTGGAAACCTGGGGCCGATGCATAAGCAGACGCCCCACGCCATGCATCCATAACCGGATCAAGTGCTCTAACTATTTTAATAGGTGAACCACAGGGTCTAATCATCCGAATTCCAGCTTCGAGGCGTTCAATGATGCCAGGGAAAAGTGAACTCCCACCAGTCACAAGTATGGAATTAGTCAGCCTCTCTTCGAGCTTTTCGTCCTTACATGATAACCTTCTCATCGAGACCCCGGCCATCTCATCTAATCCCACCTGATCAACCCCAATCCAGTTTGGACTGAACAAAATTTCAGGGCACCTAAACCTTTCAACACCgaaaacaatttgaaaatctTCTTTCGTGAGTGGACGAGTGCGTGGCGCCTCAGCAGGTTGGGAGCTACCCGTTTCTACTTTGGGCACAAATGTTGGATCCAAGAGCTACCAAACCAACAACATATCAGCAAGATTCTTTTGAGTCATCAAAAGCCTTTGATACAAGGAAATCTACAATAACCATGCAATGATGCAAACAGACGCGACAACGCAGTAAAAAATTTAGGGTTTGCATTATAAAAGACAAAGCCTAACCTGGAGCCTTGAAGAGATGCGAGCTAGCTCTGTGTTATCTTCATCCGGTTCCTCATCGTCGTCGTCATTATCTTTGCTCATCAATTTGTAAAGTTGCCAATCTTCGTCTTTGGCACCAAATGTATCCTCGCCCTTACCACGATCAAAGGCAGCAGTTGTCAGGAGGCGCATTCTCTCCCTTTGAGCAGCATTGAGTCTCTCGCCACGACCAACACTACCCGCCAAACCATTTCCATTTGTGGAGCCTCCATTTGTCTTGAGCCGTTTGCGTTGGTCAATTTTCTCTGAAAGGTCCTTGTATCTGGAACGCAATTGTTCCAAGTAAAGTTCTGGGTTCTCCCTATGTTAAGAAGGTCCAAAAGAAAAAACCAATCAGAAACGTTctaaagcataaaataaatactacTATTTAGAAGTATTCAAGCCATGTCCTAAACATTAAGGTAGACACTTTTCTCTCCCTTGTTAAGGAACTTAGTAACCTTAAATTCCACAGGTTATTGCTCTCCCATTTAGATTTTTTCATTTTACTAAGCTGAACATAATCTCTGGCTCAAATGAATATGCAAGGGACGAATCTAGAAATCAATCGAACAGGGGGGcagattttttttgttaataaagattatataaaattattactatgatatttaaaaaaataatataattttataaatacactAGCAAGTTTGTATCGGGGGAGGGGCTGCAGCACACCCTTAAACCCCCTGGATCTGTCCCTGCAACAgagtaaattttaatcaaactcaaatAAATTGAAGTATGATACATACAGGCGCTTCTCCTCCTCTAGTTGTTGTTTCCTCTCTCTTTCCAGCCCCTCTTCATAGCGCTTCTGTTTTAATCGCTGCCTCCCTTCAGACATAGATTTGATTGACAACTGTTTCCTCTTTTCAACAAGCTATCAAAAGAGTAAAACCCAATGAACATAGCAACCTTTTCATGGTATGTCAACAATACACAAAGAAATGATTTGGATATAAAGattataagtaaatattaagCAAAAAATTTACAAccacatttaaaataaatgatgtgAAGACAGGGAGTTCAATCTCACAATGCAcgtgataaaaaaattatacaaaaataaaataaaaaataaactaaccTGGTCTGCAGTCAGCATGTCATCGGGGATGTTTATAAGAGAATACTTCTCATTAGTGGCAGAGTCAGCCTTTTCAATCTCAGCTTGGTCACTCTTTGATTCACCTTTTGCTTTCCGTAATGATTGCACAACTTTACTACGGGCAGATTCTATTTCCTGCCTAGAGACATAGCCGGTCTCTGCTAAGAAAGATGGTACATTGCTCTCTTGAACATGTGCAAGTTGATTCAAAAGAAATTCCAAACCATGCAATTCATTTTCCAGCTCATTTATTTTGGACGACCTCTTTGCCTCCGCCATTTCTCGCAACCT
It includes:
- the LOC101508775 gene encoding B-type cell cycle switch protein ccs52B; its protein translation is MESPQARKSGINLPAGMSSITSLRLETCSTTPSSASPRAISNLSSVSSPSKSSSCSDRFIPCRSSSRLHTFGLIDKPSPVKEGSNEAYSRLLKSELFGSDFASPSSPAGCGVPGVQKSEPMMSPSKNMLRFKTDHSGPSSPFSPSVLGHHSAFSSDCSTPPKPPRKVPKTPHKVLDAPSLQDDFYLNLVDWSSQNTLAVGLGTCVYLWNASNSRVTKLCDLGPYDGVCSVQWTREGSFISIGTNLGQVQIWDGTQCKKVRTMGGHQTRTGVLAWNSRILASGSRDRNILQHDMRVSSDFVGKLVGHKSEVCGLKWSCDDRELASGGNDNQLLVWNQHSQQPTLRLTEHTAAVKAIAWSPHQSNLLVSGGGTADRCIRFWNTTNGHQLNSVDTGSQVCNLAWSKNVNELVSTHGYSQNQIMVWKYPSLTKVATLTGHSMRVLYLAMSPDGQTIVTGAGDETLRFWNVFPSVKTPTPVKDTGLWSLGRTQIR
- the LOC101509093 gene encoding actin-related protein 5 isoform X1, which encodes MPFISKIERQTDYNLFDSSIPIVIDNGASYFRIGWAGETEPRVVFRNIVQRPRLKATGETVTIVGDHDPALLKYFDCTRSGPRSAFDSNVVYQFEIMEYILDFAFDRLGATGSKIDHPILITECVCNPVQSRSKMGELLFQTYGVPSIAFGVDAAFSYKYNQQRGVCDKDGLAMCPGFNTTHVIPFVDGEPIYKGSCRSNIGGFHVTDYLKQLLSLKYPYHMARFTWEKVEDLKMEHCYIAPDYLSEAQLFQQGAKEAEEKTRMWQLPWVPPPTEEPPSEEEIARKAAIREKQGQRLREMAEAKRSSKINELENELHGLEFLLNQLAHVQESNVPSFLAETGYVSRQEIESARSKVVQSLRKAKGESKSDQAEIEKADSATNEKYSLINIPDDMLTADQLVEKRKQLSIKSMSEGRQRLKQKRYEEGLERERKQQLEEEKRLENPELYLEQLRSRYKDLSEKIDQRKRLKTNGGSTNGNGLAGSVGRGERLNAAQRERMRLLTTAAFDRGKGEDTFGAKDEDWQLYKLMSKDNDDDDEEPDEDNTELARISSRLQLLDPTFVPKVETGSSQPAEAPRTRPLTKEDFQIVFGVERFRCPEILFSPNWIGVDQVGLDEMAGVSMRRLSCKDEKLEERLTNSILVTGGSSLFPGIIERLEAGIRMIRPCGSPIKIVRALDPVMDAWRGASAYASAPGFHTQTFTRMDYDVNGEDWLRSYQLKYSL
- the LOC101509093 gene encoding actin-related protein 5 isoform X2, coding for MGELLFQTYGVPSIAFGVDAAFSYKYNQQRGVCDKDGLAMCPGFNTTHVIPFVDGEPIYKGSCRSNIGGFHVTDYLKQLLSLKYPYHMARFTWEKVEDLKMEHCYIAPDYLSEAQLFQQGAKEAEEKTRMWQLPWVPPPTEEPPSEEEIARKAAIREKQGQRLREMAEAKRSSKINELENELHGLEFLLNQLAHVQESNVPSFLAETGYVSRQEIESARSKVVQSLRKAKGESKSDQAEIEKADSATNEKYSLINIPDDMLTADQLVEKRKQLSIKSMSEGRQRLKQKRYEEGLERERKQQLEEEKRLENPELYLEQLRSRYKDLSEKIDQRKRLKTNGGSTNGNGLAGSVGRGERLNAAQRERMRLLTTAAFDRGKGEDTFGAKDEDWQLYKLMSKDNDDDDEEPDEDNTELARISSRLQLLDPTFVPKVETGSSQPAEAPRTRPLTKEDFQIVFGVERFRCPEILFSPNWIGVDQVGLDEMAGVSMRRLSCKDEKLEERLTNSILVTGGSSLFPGIIERLEAGIRMIRPCGSPIKIVRALDPVMDAWRGASAYASAPGFHTQTFTRMDYDVNGEDWLRSYQLKYSL